Proteins encoded in a region of the Vicia villosa cultivar HV-30 ecotype Madison, WI linkage group LG5, Vvil1.0, whole genome shotgun sequence genome:
- the LOC131605145 gene encoding uncharacterized protein LOC131605145: protein MDALLLKAQAYIAFEEGEAAVKKASRGNDTARSSSRGSEKRRDDRSRDAKEHRGPSGRFSDYTPLNAPCERILLECQNTEFKKSNVKPPRPNPTRPGTDKSKYCKYHKSHGHLTDECIHLKYAIETLIKEGRLSKYTKKGEPPRREKPRNSDNDNSPDSRPLEIALSVTRPEDFIPSVGVTSALSTWEGFPTAMVISNGGDPGSLTISSVKRKFDELITANSNLGPTLQKFRGKSDPITFYLEELPGGAPNATIPLLVRVRMANFDVRRVLIDEGSSVDIMYSHLFKTLKLDDSHITPYVGFDLQGFNGATTKPWGYVELIVTFGEGEASRQVKTRFLVIDCKTLYNCIIGRPTLAELTAVPSTVHLKMKFYTKRGRVATINTDIEAARRIFDASMKGLQLIAPPSSFNKKPRADDQPPQEDLQQPSHVSSVDIDARFTKEERRRTTA from the coding sequence ATGGACGCCCTCCTCCTCAAAGCCCAAGCTTACATTGCTTTCGAGGAAGGCGAAGCTGCCGTGAAGAAGGCTTCAAGAGGCAACGACACCGCCCGCAGCTCGAGCCGAGGGAGCGAAAAAAGGAGAGACGACAGGTCCCGCGATGCAAAAGAACACAGGGGACCTTCTGGTCGTTTCAGTGACTACACCCCTTTGAACGCTCCGTGCGAGCGTATTCTGCTCGAGTGCCAGAATACCGAGTTCAAAAAATCCAACGTCAAACCCCCAAGGCCAAATCCCACCAGGCCAGGAACTGACAAATCCAAGTACTGCAAGTATCACAAGAGCCACGGGCATCTAACCGACGAATGCATACACCTCAAATATGCCATCGAGACTCTGATCAAGGAAGGTCGTCTGTCTAAATACACGAAGAAGGGAGAACCGCCTCGGAGAGAGAAACCGAGGAACTCCGACAACGACAATTCACCGGACAGCCGACCGCTGGAAATTGCTCTGTCTGTTACCCGACCAGAAGATTTCATCCCTTCAGTTGGAGTGACATCCGCTCTCAGCACATGGGAAGGATTCCCGACCGcgatggtcatctccaacggtgGGGATCCGGGGTCACTCACGATCAGCTCAGTAAAGAGAAAGTTTGACGAGCTGATCACAGCCAACTCAAATCTCGGCCCAACCCTCCAGAAGTTCAGAGGCAAATCAGATCCAATCACTTTCTATCTAGAAGAGCTCCCCGGCGGAGCCCCAAATGCCACAATCCCCCTGCTCGTTCGAGTGAGGATGGCAAATTTCGACGTCCGACGAGTCTTGATTGACGAGGGGAGCtcagtcgacatcatgtactcccatctcTTCAAAACCCTCAAGTTGGACGACTCCCACATCACTCCATATGTAGGCTTCGACCTCCAGGGCTTCAACGGGGCAACCACCAAACCCTGGGGATACGTCGAACTGATTGTCACTTTTGGGGAAGGAGAAGCTTCCAGACAGGTCAAGACGCGGTTTCTAGTGATCGACTGCAAGACCCTCTACAACTGTATCATCGGACGTCCTACTCTGGCCGAACTCACGGCCGTCCCCTCGACCGTGCACCTAAAAATGAAGTTCTACACGAAAAGGGGACGGGTAGCAACCATCAACACCGACATTGAAGCAGCCAGAAGAATATTCGATGCATCGATGAAGGGCCTACAGCTAATCGCTCCTCCCTCTAGCTTCAACAAAAAACCAAGAGCCGACGACCAGCCACCTCAAGAAGATCTCCAGCAACCATCccacgtcagctcagtcgacatCGACGCTCGCTTCACGAAAGAAGAACGGCGAAGAACAACAGCCTAA